One genomic region from Xenopus laevis strain J_2021 chromosome 2L, Xenopus_laevis_v10.1, whole genome shotgun sequence encodes:
- the tbl1x.L gene encoding F-box-like/WD repeat-containing protein TBL1X, giving the protein MSITSDEVNFLVYRYLQESGFSHSAFTFGIESHISQSNINGTLVPPAALISILQKGLQYVEAEISINEDGTVFDGRPIESLSLIDAVMPDVVQTRQQAFREKLAQQQAASTVTAPSAAPTAPAPPSQSSTPKNGAATVNGEENGAHAINNHAEAMEIDGDVEIPPNKATVLRGHESEVFICAWNPVSDLLASGSGDSTARIWNLIENSNSNSTQLVLRHCIREGGQDVPSNKDVTSLDWNTDGTLLATGSYDGFARIWTQDGNLASTLGQHKGPIFALKWNKKGNYILSAGVDKTTIIWDAHTGEAKQQFPFHSAPALDVDWQNNTTFASCSTDMCIHVCRLGCDRPVKTFQGHTNEVNAIKWDPSGMHLASCSDDMTLKIWSMKEDLCVHDLQAHSKEIYTIKWSPTGPGTSNPNSNIMLASASFDSTVRLWDVERGVCIHTLTKHQEPVYSVAFSPDGKYLASGSFDKCVHIWNTQSGSLVYSYRGTGGIFEVCWNARGDKVGASASDGSVCVLDVRK; this is encoded by the exons GTTTCTCTCACTCTGCCTTCACATTTGGTATTGAAAGTCACATAAGCCAGTCCAACATCAATGGGACACTAGTGCCACCTGCTGCCCTCATTTCTATCCTGCAGAAAGGTTTACAATATGTGGAAGCTGAGATCAGCATCAATGAA GATGGTACAGTATTTGATGGTCGTCCAATAGAATCATTGTCTCTAATTGATGCTGTGATGCCGGATGTTGTACAAACACGACAACAGGCCTTCAGGGAAAAGTTAGCTCAACAACAAGCTGCTTCGACTGTCACTGCACCCAGTGCAGCTCCAACGGCACCTGCTCCTCCATCACAATCAAGCACACCAAAGAATGGAGCAGCCACTGTGAATGGGGAAGAAAATGGGGCACATGCAATAA ACAACCATGCAGAAGCAATGGAAATTGATGGGGATGTAGAAATTCCACCAAATAAAGCAACGGTCCTTCGAGGGCATGAGTCAGAGGTATTCATTTGTGCTTGGAATCCTGTGAGCGATCTCTTAGCATCTGG GTCTGGAGACTCAACAGCAAGGATATGGAACCTGATTGAAAACAGCAATAGTAATTCAACTCAACTAGTTTTAAGGCACTGTATACGAGAAGGTGGCCAAGACGTTCCCAGCAACAAAGACGTAACTTCTTTGGACTGGAAT ACTGATGGCACTCTGTTAGCTACAGGATCATATGACGGCTTTGCAAGAATTTGGACACAAGATG GCAATCTTGCAAGCACATTAGGACAACACAAAGGTCCCATCTTTGCACTGAAATGGAATAAGAAGGGAAACTATATACTGAGTGCTGGCGTAGATAAG ACAACTATAATTTGGGATGCTCACACTGGAGAAGCAAAACAACAGTTCCCCTTTCATTCAG CTCCTGCCCTAGATGTGGACTGGCAGAACAATACCACCTTTGCTTCATGCAGCACAGACATGTGCATTCATGTTTGCAGACTGGGCTGTGACCGTCCAGTAAAAACCTTTCAAGGACATACA AACGAAGTGAATGCAATTAAATGGGACCCATCAGGAATGCATTTAGCATCATGTTCAGATGATATGACATTAAAG ATCTGGAGTATGAAAGAAGATTTGTGTGTACATGACCTGCAGGCTCACAGTAAAGAAATCTACacaataaaatggagtccaacTGGTCCTGGCACAAGTAACCCTAACTCCAACATCATGTTAGCAAG tgcttcATTTGATTCAACAGTCAGACTGTGGGATGTGGAAAGAGGTGTTTGCATCCACACGTTAACCAAGCATCAGGAACCAGTTTACAGCGTAGCATTTAGCCCTGATGGGAAATATCTGGCCAGTGGatcatttgataaatgtgttcaCATATGGAACACCCAG AGTGGATCCCTGGTATACAGCTACAGAGGAACAGGAGGGATATTTGAAGTATGTTGGAATGCCAGAGGGGACAAAGTAGGAGCAAGTGCATCTGATGGATCA